In Yersinia enterocolitica subsp. enterocolitica, one DNA window encodes the following:
- the rplS gene encoding 50S ribosomal protein L19, with protein sequence MSNIIKQIEQEQMKQDVPAFRPGDSVEVKVWVVEGSKKRLQAFEGVVIAIRNRGLHSAFTVRKISNGEGVERVFQTHSPVIDSITVKRRGAVRQAKLYYLRERTGKSARIKERLNRTNTN encoded by the coding sequence ATGAGCAATATTATCAAGCAAATCGAACAAGAGCAGATGAAGCAAGACGTACCTGCATTCCGTCCGGGTGATTCCGTGGAAGTTAAGGTATGGGTTGTTGAAGGTTCTAAAAAGCGTCTGCAGGCATTCGAGGGCGTGGTTATCGCTATTCGTAACCGCGGTCTGCATTCTGCGTTCACCGTTCGTAAAATTTCCAACGGCGAAGGTGTTGAGCGTGTATTCCAAACTCACTCCCCAGTAATCGACAGCATTACTGTGAAACGTCGTGGTGCCGTTCGTCAAGCGAAACTGTACTATCTGCGTGAGCGTACTGGTAAGTCTGCTCGTATCAAAGAGCGTCTTAACCGCACTAATACTAACTAA
- a CDS encoding DUF481 domain-containing protein encodes MFSLRHTRALPFYISTLALSLISTSVIADATVFTALDDPATAKKSFDGTVEAGYTAQSGNTTNSTLTANSTLTWFQPNTAYSLWGAARNTSANNERSSERYQLGGRTRYNLTDRNYLFGQASWLNDRYNGFDSRSVLTTGYGRQIMTTPLHNLRVEFGPGVRHDEFYEGGRATKALAYAGGNYTYQLTDNTVFSEGVSALANEETTLNSETALNVAINKSFALRLAYVVTYNTKPPASAPKNTDTTTSVTLVYGL; translated from the coding sequence ATGTTTTCTTTGCGTCATACCAGGGCGTTGCCGTTCTATATCAGCACACTCGCTTTATCTCTCATCAGCACCTCAGTTATTGCTGACGCGACTGTTTTTACTGCCTTAGACGATCCAGCCACAGCCAAAAAGAGCTTCGATGGTACCGTTGAAGCAGGCTATACCGCCCAGTCAGGCAATACCACTAACTCAACATTGACTGCCAACTCAACGTTAACCTGGTTCCAGCCTAACACCGCTTATAGCTTGTGGGGGGCAGCCCGTAATACCAGCGCCAACAATGAACGCTCTTCCGAACGTTATCAGTTAGGTGGCCGTACTCGCTATAATTTGACTGATCGAAATTACCTGTTTGGACAAGCCAGCTGGTTGAATGACCGCTATAACGGTTTTGATTCCCGCTCAGTTTTAACCACGGGTTATGGTCGTCAGATTATGACCACACCACTGCATAATCTGCGGGTGGAATTTGGTCCAGGTGTTCGCCATGATGAGTTTTATGAAGGTGGGCGTGCGACGAAAGCCTTAGCCTATGCTGGCGGTAACTATACTTATCAGTTAACCGACAACACAGTGTTCAGTGAAGGCGTTTCAGCTCTGGCAAACGAAGAAACGACGTTGAACTCAGAAACGGCATTGAACGTGGCTATTAATAAAAGCTTCGCCTTGCGCTTAGCCTATGTCGTGACCTACAACACTAAGCCACCTGCCAGCGCACCAAAAAATACGGATACCACAACATCGGTAACTCTGGTTTACGGCCTCTAA
- a CDS encoding anaerobic C4-dicarboxylate transporter encodes MITLQFIIIILCLLVGTRYGGMGLGLISGIGLFILTFIFGLEPGKPPVDVMLTILAVIGCAAVLQTAGGLNVMMQFAERLLRKHPQHITLLAPFTTWSLTFLCGTGHVVYTMFPIISDIAIKKGIRPERPMAVASVASQMAITASPVSVAVVSLVSIIGANHGIGQAYSILEILAVSVPASLVGVLMAALWSLRRGKDLDKDPDFQARIKDPEQRDFIYGSTDTLLNQVFPKQAYWSTGIFFVAIALVVLLGAFADLRPAFEVKGKMQSLSMNLVIQMMMLIAGAVILIGCKVKPSDISNGAVFKAGMVAIFSVFGVAWMSDTFFQAHMGDLKLVLEDVVKGHPWTYAIVLFLVSKLVNSQAAALTAIAPMGLQLGVDPKMLIAFFPAAYGYFVLPTYPSDLACIGFDRSGTTKIGKFIINHSFIIPGLIGVICSCITGYVLVTTFM; translated from the coding sequence ATGATAACACTACAATTTATAATTATAATTCTCTGTCTGCTAGTTGGGACACGCTATGGGGGCATGGGGCTGGGGTTAATAAGTGGTATTGGCTTATTTATTCTGACCTTTATCTTTGGCCTCGAACCAGGTAAACCCCCTGTCGATGTGATGCTGACAATATTAGCCGTTATCGGTTGTGCTGCTGTATTACAAACTGCCGGTGGCTTAAATGTAATGATGCAATTTGCTGAACGATTATTACGAAAACATCCTCAGCACATTACGCTATTAGCACCCTTTACAACGTGGTCATTAACCTTTTTATGTGGCACCGGACATGTTGTTTATACCATGTTCCCTATTATTTCCGATATTGCCATTAAAAAAGGTATCCGCCCGGAGCGGCCAATGGCGGTGGCATCAGTTGCCTCGCAAATGGCAATTACAGCCTCCCCAGTATCGGTCGCGGTGGTGTCATTAGTATCAATTATTGGTGCTAATCACGGTATAGGTCAGGCTTATAGTATTCTGGAGATTCTGGCCGTATCAGTCCCCGCTTCTTTAGTTGGTGTTTTGATGGCTGCATTGTGGAGCCTACGCCGCGGTAAAGATCTGGATAAAGACCCAGATTTCCAGGCAAGAATCAAAGACCCTGAACAGCGCGACTTTATCTATGGCTCAACAGATACTTTGTTAAATCAGGTTTTCCCGAAACAAGCTTATTGGTCGACCGGGATATTTTTCGTTGCTATCGCGTTAGTGGTATTACTCGGTGCGTTTGCAGACCTGCGCCCTGCTTTTGAAGTTAAAGGCAAAATGCAGTCATTATCAATGAATCTGGTTATTCAGATGATGATGCTGATTGCCGGTGCCGTTATTCTGATTGGTTGTAAAGTTAAACCCAGCGATATCTCTAACGGCGCAGTATTCAAAGCCGGTATGGTCGCCATATTCTCAGTATTTGGTGTTGCCTGGATGAGTGATACCTTCTTCCAGGCCCATATGGGGGATCTGAAACTCGTGCTGGAAGATGTGGTGAAAGGTCATCCGTGGACCTACGCCATTGTTCTATTCCTGGTTTCAAAATTGGTTAATAGCCAGGCCGCAGCGCTTACTGCCATTGCACCAATGGGATTGCAGTTGGGTGTTGATCCTAAAATGCTAATAGCCTTTTTCCCTGCGGCTTATGGCTACTTTGTTCTGCCAACCTATCCGAGTGATCTGGCTTGTATCGGTTTTGACCGCTCAGGCACTACCAAAATTGGCAAATTTATTATTAACCACAGCTTTATTATTCCAGGCCTTATCGGTGTTATCTGTTCATGCATCACCGGCTACGTGTTAGTCACCACTTTTATGTAA
- the btsR gene encoding two-component system response regulator BtsR: MLRVIIVDDEQPAREDLRERLSEEHDIEIVAECSNALEAIPAIQRLQPDVIFLDIQMPRINGLELASMLNPEKMPQIVFVTAYDEYAIRAFEEHAFDYLLKPLDQQRLAKTLVRLRRSFSVNNNLHKITEPMLRHIPCSGHNRIFLLKIEEVEYLSSELSGVHVVGTIQSGYTQLSLKTLEEKTPFVRCHRQYMVNTEQLGEIQLMDNGSAEVITRSGKHIPVSRRYLKLLKEKLGIN; this comes from the coding sequence ATGTTAAGAGTCATCATCGTCGACGATGAACAACCTGCGCGTGAAGATTTACGCGAGAGATTAAGTGAAGAACATGATATTGAGATCGTCGCCGAATGTAGCAACGCCTTGGAAGCTATCCCCGCAATCCAACGCCTGCAACCCGATGTGATATTTCTCGATATCCAAATGCCGAGAATTAATGGTCTGGAGTTGGCTTCGATGCTCAATCCAGAAAAGATGCCGCAGATCGTGTTCGTTACCGCCTACGATGAATATGCTATCCGTGCTTTTGAAGAGCATGCCTTTGACTATCTGTTAAAACCGCTCGACCAGCAACGGTTAGCCAAAACGCTCGTTCGCCTAAGAAGAAGCTTTAGTGTAAATAATAATTTACATAAAATCACAGAACCGATGCTACGCCATATTCCTTGCTCTGGTCATAACCGTATTTTTTTGCTGAAAATTGAGGAAGTGGAATATCTCAGCTCTGAGCTGAGCGGTGTGCATGTAGTCGGAACCATACAATCGGGTTATACCCAGCTATCACTCAAAACGCTGGAAGAGAAAACTCCTTTTGTCCGCTGCCATCGCCAATATATGGTTAATACTGAACAGCTGGGCGAGATACAACTGATGGATAACGGTTCTGCCGAAGTTATTACCCGCAGTGGTAAACATATTCCTGTGAGTCGACGTTACTTAAAACTCCTAAAGGAGAAGTTGGGAATTAACTAG
- a CDS encoding 3-deoxy-7-phosphoheptulonate synthase, protein MQKDALNNVHISAEQVLITPEELKNQFPLSDNDQYAIASARKTIADIVQGRDPRLLVVCGPCSIHDVDAALDYARRLKTLSAQLSDSLYIVMRVYFEKPRTTVGWKGLINDPAMDGSFDVERGLHIARQLLLDLVGMGLPLATEALDPNSPQYLGDLFSWSAIGARTTESQTHREMASGLSMPVGFKNGTDGSLGTAINAMRAAAMPHRFMGINQSGQVCLLQTQGNPHGHVILRGGKTPNYSAQDVAQCEKQMQDAGLIPSLMIDCSHGNSNKDYRRQTAVAESVVEQIKAGNRSITGVMLESNIHEGNQSSEQPRADMRYGVSVTDACIDWDSTETLLRGMHQELRSALAARTAEEK, encoded by the coding sequence ATGCAAAAAGATGCGCTCAATAATGTCCACATCAGTGCCGAACAAGTACTGATAACGCCGGAAGAACTGAAAAATCAGTTTCCATTGAGCGACAATGATCAGTATGCGATTGCTAGCGCGCGCAAAACCATTGCTGACATTGTTCAAGGACGAGATCCTCGCTTATTAGTGGTATGTGGTCCCTGTTCTATTCACGATGTAGATGCGGCTCTGGATTATGCGCGTCGTTTGAAAACGCTTTCTGCACAATTAAGTGACAGCCTGTACATCGTGATGCGTGTCTATTTTGAAAAGCCGAGAACCACTGTCGGTTGGAAAGGTTTAATCAATGATCCGGCAATGGACGGCTCTTTTGATGTGGAAAGAGGGTTACATATTGCACGTCAATTATTGCTGGATTTAGTCGGCATGGGTCTGCCTCTGGCAACTGAAGCGCTGGATCCGAATAGCCCACAATACTTAGGCGATTTATTCAGTTGGTCAGCTATTGGTGCGCGCACCACTGAATCGCAAACTCACCGTGAAATGGCTTCGGGTTTGTCGATGCCTGTTGGGTTTAAGAATGGTACTGACGGCAGTTTGGGCACGGCTATTAATGCCATGCGTGCCGCCGCTATGCCACACCGTTTCATGGGGATTAACCAGTCGGGCCAGGTTTGCTTATTACAAACACAGGGAAATCCACACGGTCATGTAATTTTGCGCGGCGGTAAAACACCTAATTACAGTGCGCAAGATGTCGCGCAGTGTGAAAAACAGATGCAGGATGCGGGACTCATTCCATCCTTAATGATAGATTGCAGTCATGGTAATTCGAATAAAGACTACCGTCGTCAGACTGCGGTCGCTGAATCTGTGGTTGAACAGATCAAGGCTGGCAATCGTTCTATCACTGGTGTGATGCTGGAAAGTAACATTCATGAGGGTAATCAATCTTCTGAGCAACCACGCGCTGATATGCGCTACGGTGTTTCAGTGACCGATGCCTGTATTGATTGGGACAGTACCGAAACCCTGTTACGAGGCATGCACCAGGAATTACGTTCAGCGCTGGCGGCACGGACTGCAGAGGAAAAGTAA
- the tyrA gene encoding bifunctional chorismate mutase/prephenate dehydrogenase, with amino-acid sequence MVAELTALRDQIDEVDKALLDLLAKRLHLVAEVGEVKSRYGLPIYVPDREAAMLASRRQEAEALGVPPDLIEDVLRRIMRESYTSENDKGFKTLCPQLRPVVIIGGEGQMGRLFSRMLTLSGYQVKTLEQQDWAQAESILADAGMVIVSVPIHITEEVIARLPKLPSDCILLDLASVKNKPLQAMLAVHEGPVVGLHPMFGPDVGSLAKQVVVYCDGRDPEAYQWLLEQLQVWGARLHRISAVEHDQNMAFIQALRHFATFAYGLHLAEENVQLEQLLALSSPIYRLELAMVGRLFAQDPQLYADIIMSSEDNLALIKRYYKRFGEAITLLEQSDKQAFVQSFQKVEHWFGDYAERFLVESRSLLRQANDNRQ; translated from the coding sequence ATGGTGGCTGAACTGACCGCTTTACGTGATCAAATTGATGAAGTCGATAAAGCACTATTGGATTTGCTGGCAAAGCGCCTGCATTTAGTCGCAGAAGTAGGTGAAGTTAAAAGCCGTTATGGCTTGCCTATTTATGTTCCAGACCGTGAGGCGGCGATGTTGGCCTCACGCCGACAGGAAGCCGAGGCTTTAGGTGTTCCACCTGATTTGATTGAAGACGTATTGCGTCGGATAATGCGAGAGTCTTATACCAGCGAGAATGACAAGGGGTTTAAGACACTATGCCCGCAGCTGCGTCCGGTGGTTATCATCGGTGGAGAGGGGCAGATGGGGCGCTTATTTAGTCGGATGCTCACACTGTCCGGTTATCAGGTAAAAACACTTGAGCAACAGGACTGGGCACAGGCTGAATCTATTCTGGCAGATGCCGGGATGGTGATTGTCAGTGTGCCCATCCATATCACTGAAGAAGTGATAGCCCGATTACCAAAATTGCCGTCAGATTGCATTTTATTGGATCTTGCTTCAGTCAAAAATAAGCCGCTGCAAGCTATGCTCGCCGTTCATGAAGGGCCGGTGGTGGGATTGCACCCAATGTTTGGGCCTGATGTAGGCAGTTTGGCCAAGCAGGTTGTAGTGTATTGCGATGGACGTGACCCTGAAGCCTATCAGTGGTTGCTAGAGCAGTTGCAGGTGTGGGGCGCGAGATTACATCGTATTAGTGCGGTTGAGCATGACCAGAATATGGCGTTCATCCAAGCATTGCGCCATTTTGCGACCTTTGCCTATGGGCTACATTTAGCAGAAGAAAATGTACAGCTTGAACAGCTATTGGCGCTCTCTTCACCCATTTATCGGCTGGAACTAGCAATGGTAGGGCGACTATTTGCCCAAGATCCACAGCTTTACGCCGACATTATTATGTCATCGGAAGATAATCTGGCGCTGATTAAACGCTATTACAAACGTTTTGGTGAGGCGATCACCTTGCTTGAGCAAAGTGACAAACAAGCCTTCGTGCAAAGTTTCCAGAAAGTTGAGCATTGGTTTGGGGATTATGCGGAGCGCTTCTTGGTGGAGAGCCGTTCATTATTGCGTCAGGCGAACGATAACCGCCAGTAA
- the pheA gene encoding bifunctional chorismate mutase/prephenate dehydratase codes for MTDNPLLVLRERISALDLKLLALLAERRELAVDVAKAKQLHHRPIRDKERERNLLDALITAAKPYDLDGFYITRLFQLIIEDSVLTQQALLQHQLNQTAQHSARIAFLGPKGSYSHLAARQYAARHFEQLIECGCQKFQDIFTQVETGQADYAVLPIENTSSGSINDVYDLLQHTSLSIVGEITNPIDHCVLVATETDLSQIKTVYSHPQPFQQCSQFINRFPHWKIEYCESTAAAMEKVAQLNSPHAAALGSEAGGALYNLQVLEHNLANQQQNITRFIILARKAIDVSDQLPAKTTLIMATGQQSGALVEALLVLRDHGIIMTKLESRPINGNPWEEMFYIDVQANLRSESMQKALADLTPITRSLKVLGCYPSENVVPVNPS; via the coding sequence ATGACCGATAATCCATTACTGGTGCTACGTGAACGCATCAGCGCACTAGACTTAAAACTACTGGCATTGCTGGCAGAACGGCGTGAATTAGCGGTAGATGTGGCTAAAGCCAAACAACTTCATCACCGCCCGATCCGCGATAAAGAACGTGAGCGTAATTTGCTGGATGCGCTCATTACCGCCGCCAAACCTTATGATCTTGATGGCTTCTATATCACTCGCCTGTTCCAGCTGATTATTGAAGATTCAGTATTGACTCAGCAGGCACTGTTACAACACCAGCTAAATCAAACCGCCCAGCACTCAGCCCGTATCGCCTTCCTTGGTCCAAAAGGCTCTTACTCACATCTGGCAGCGCGCCAATATGCAGCTCGTCACTTTGAACAATTGATTGAGTGTGGTTGCCAAAAATTCCAGGATATCTTTACTCAAGTAGAAACCGGCCAGGCGGATTACGCCGTATTGCCGATAGAGAACACCAGCTCAGGTTCCATCAATGATGTATATGACTTGCTGCAACACACCAGTTTATCGATTGTCGGGGAAATAACTAATCCTATCGATCACTGTGTTCTGGTCGCGACTGAAACAGATCTGAGTCAAATTAAAACCGTCTACAGCCATCCTCAACCTTTCCAGCAATGTAGCCAGTTCATAAACCGTTTTCCCCATTGGAAAATCGAGTATTGCGAAAGCACGGCTGCGGCAATGGAAAAAGTGGCGCAATTGAACTCACCACATGCAGCGGCACTAGGAAGTGAAGCCGGTGGTGCGCTTTATAATTTGCAGGTGTTGGAACACAATCTGGCGAATCAGCAGCAGAACATCACTCGCTTTATTATTCTTGCCCGTAAAGCTATTGATGTTTCTGACCAGCTCCCGGCAAAAACCACCTTAATTATGGCGACAGGGCAACAATCAGGGGCATTGGTTGAAGCGCTACTGGTACTGAGAGATCACGGTATCATCATGACGAAGCTTGAATCACGGCCAATAAATGGCAATCCGTGGGAAGAGATGTTTTATATCGATGTACAGGCTAACTTGCGTTCTGAATCTATGCAAAAAGCGCTGGCGGATCTGACGCCGATAACTCGGTCATTAAAAGTATTAGGCTGCTACCCAAGTGAAAACGTGGTTCCGGTCAATCCGAGTTAA
- the raiA gene encoding ribosome-associated translation inhibitor RaiA: MTVNITSKQMDITPAIRKHVEDRLTKLDKWQAQLINPHIVLSKDPQGFVADATISTPMGPLVASAKHDDMYAAINELITKLERQLNKVQHKGEARRAASSVKEANLESVDVEEEESEQEQ; this comes from the coding sequence ATGACAGTCAACATCACCAGTAAACAAATGGATATTACCCCAGCAATCCGTAAACATGTCGAAGACCGTCTCACCAAACTGGATAAATGGCAGGCCCAGTTGATAAACCCACATATTGTACTGTCTAAAGATCCGCAAGGATTTGTTGCAGACGCCACAATCAGTACACCGATGGGCCCCTTGGTTGCCAGTGCCAAACATGATGATATGTATGCTGCAATTAATGAACTGATCACCAAACTAGAACGCCAATTAAATAAAGTGCAACACAAAGGTGAGGCTCGTCGCGCAGCAAGCAGTGTTAAAGAAGCTAATCTGGAGTCAGTAGATGTAGAGGAAGAAGAATCCGAGCAAGAACAATAG
- the bamD gene encoding outer membrane protein assembly factor BamD, with protein sequence MTRMKYLVAAATLSLVLTGCSSNKDVVPDNPPSELYATAQQKLQDGNFKGAITQLEALDNRYPFGPYSQQVQLDLIYAYYKSADLPLAQASIDRFMRLNPTHPNIDYVLYMRGLTDMALDDSALQGFFGIDRSDRDPQHAKAAFRDFNQLIQSYPNSQYATDAQKRLMFLKNRLAKHELAVAQYYTKRGAYVAVVNRVEQMLRDYPDTQATRDALPLMENAYKQLQLNAQADKVAKIIAANPA encoded by the coding sequence ATGACGCGTATGAAATATCTGGTGGCTGCCGCCACGTTGAGCCTGGTGCTGACCGGTTGCTCCAGTAACAAGGACGTGGTTCCCGATAACCCGCCTTCTGAGCTCTATGCTACCGCTCAGCAAAAACTGCAGGACGGTAACTTTAAGGGAGCCATTACGCAACTAGAAGCGTTAGATAACCGCTATCCTTTCGGGCCTTACTCCCAACAAGTTCAGCTTGATTTGATTTATGCGTATTATAAATCTGCTGATCTCCCGTTGGCGCAAGCCTCAATCGATCGCTTTATGCGCCTCAATCCCACACATCCTAACATCGATTACGTATTATATATGCGTGGTTTGACTGACATGGCTCTGGATGACAGCGCATTGCAAGGCTTCTTCGGGATTGATCGTTCAGACCGCGATCCGCAACACGCTAAGGCCGCATTCCGCGATTTTAACCAGTTGATTCAAAGCTATCCAAACAGCCAATACGCAACTGACGCGCAAAAACGCCTGATGTTCCTGAAAAATCGTCTGGCCAAGCATGAACTGGCCGTGGCGCAATATTACACTAAACGAGGCGCTTACGTCGCGGTAGTTAACCGTGTTGAACAAATGTTGAGAGATTATCCTGATACTCAAGCAACTCGCGATGCGCTGCCGTTGATGGAAAATGCTTATAAACAATTGCAACTGAATGCTCAGGCAGACAAAGTTGCCAAGATAATAGCAGCGAACCCAGCCTGA
- the rluD gene encoding 23S rRNA pseudouridine(1911/1915/1917) synthase RluD — protein sequence MAQQVQLSATVAESQLGQRLDQALAELFPDYSRSRIKEWILEDKVTVNGKTINKPKEKVLGGELVAIDAQIEEDARWAPQEIPLDIVYEDNDILVINKPRGLVVHPGAGNPDGTVLNALLYYYPEIMDVPRAGIVHRLDKDTTGLMVVAKTVPAQTRLVEALQAREITREYEAVAIGNMTAGGRVDEPISRHSTKRTHMAVHPMGKPATTHYRIMEHFRAHTRLRLRLETGRTHQIRVHMSHINHPLVGDQLYGGRPRPPRGASDSFIAILRGFDRQALHATMLRLYHPISGIQMEWHAALPEDMVELINALKADTEEFKDQMDW from the coding sequence ATGGCACAACAAGTACAACTCAGCGCAACGGTGGCCGAATCACAACTCGGTCAACGGTTAGATCAGGCTTTGGCCGAATTGTTCCCTGATTATTCAAGATCTCGCATAAAAGAATGGATCTTGGAAGACAAGGTGACTGTAAACGGTAAAACAATTAACAAGCCTAAAGAAAAAGTGTTGGGTGGTGAGCTCGTCGCAATTGACGCGCAAATTGAGGAAGATGCCCGCTGGGCGCCTCAAGAAATCCCACTGGATATCGTCTATGAAGATAACGATATTCTCGTTATTAATAAACCCCGTGGCTTAGTCGTGCACCCTGGCGCCGGTAATCCAGACGGCACCGTTCTGAATGCATTGCTCTATTATTATCCAGAAATCATGGATGTCCCACGCGCGGGTATCGTACATCGCCTGGATAAAGACACCACTGGTTTGATGGTGGTGGCGAAAACTGTTCCGGCACAAACTCGTTTGGTGGAAGCGCTGCAAGCGCGTGAAATTACCCGTGAATACGAAGCGGTGGCAATCGGCAATATGACAGCTGGTGGCAGAGTTGACGAGCCTATTTCTCGTCACTCTACCAAGCGGACACATATGGCTGTGCATCCGATGGGTAAACCGGCGACCACGCATTATCGTATTATGGAGCATTTCCGTGCTCATACTCGTTTGCGCTTGCGTTTAGAAACGGGCCGTACACACCAGATCCGTGTGCATATGTCTCATATCAACCATCCGCTGGTAGGTGATCAGCTGTATGGCGGCCGTCCACGTCCACCGCGCGGTGCCTCTGATTCCTTTATTGCTATTCTGCGCGGCTTTGACCGCCAGGCGCTGCATGCAACTATGCTGCGTTTGTATCATCCAATCAGTGGCATTCAAATGGAATGGCATGCGGCATTACCAGAAGATATGGTTGAGCTGATTAATGCGCTGAAAGCCGATACTGAAGAATTCAAAGATCAGATGGATTGGTAA
- the yfiH gene encoding purine nucleoside phosphorylase YfiH produces the protein MNKLILPDWPMPATVKACSTTRHGGISEFPYDSLNLGTHVGDIAASVVANRQSLVEQAGLPQMPVWLEQVHGTRVLHLDGKTISDVQADAVYSRVAGQVCAVMTADCLPVLFCCLAGDEVAAAHAGWRGLCAGVLEQTLTQFNANPASIMAWLGPAIGPQQFEVGEEVKQAFIQIDGQFATAFTPSGSKYLADIYLLARLRLQAVGIHAIYGGDRCTVTEKQHFFSYRRDGITGRMASLIWLI, from the coding sequence ATGAACAAGCTGATACTTCCCGACTGGCCGATGCCTGCCACTGTGAAGGCATGTAGCACCACCCGTCATGGTGGTATCAGCGAATTCCCTTATGATTCATTAAACCTTGGCACCCATGTCGGGGATATTGCCGCTAGTGTGGTTGCAAATCGCCAATCTTTAGTGGAGCAAGCAGGATTGCCGCAAATGCCTGTTTGGCTCGAACAGGTGCACGGCACTCGTGTCCTGCATCTGGACGGCAAGACTATTTCTGATGTACAGGCCGATGCGGTATATAGCCGAGTTGCTGGGCAAGTTTGTGCGGTAATGACTGCAGATTGCCTGCCTGTGCTGTTTTGCTGTTTAGCCGGTGATGAAGTAGCTGCCGCCCATGCGGGCTGGCGTGGGCTTTGCGCTGGCGTTCTGGAACAAACGCTCACTCAGTTCAATGCCAATCCTGCTTCTATCATGGCGTGGTTAGGCCCGGCAATTGGCCCGCAGCAGTTTGAAGTGGGTGAAGAGGTTAAACAGGCATTTATCCAAATCGACGGACAATTCGCGACTGCGTTCACACCTTCCGGCTCTAAATATCTTGCCGACATCTATTTATTAGCTCGATTGCGGCTACAGGCCGTAGGTATTCACGCTATATATGGCGGTGATCGCTGCACAGTGACTGAAAAACAACATTTTTTCTCTTATCGGCGTGATGGAATCACTGGACGTATGGCAAGTTTAATCTGGCTGATATAA